The nucleotide window CCGGCTTGTTTTAACAAAGCGCCAATCGCCAGCGGCGCGCCATTTAGCGTAAGCGCCGGAATATCCTCTGGCACGCCGCCACGCGCACGGTGATTAAACTCTTCTAAGGCGCGCTCAGCAGCGGTGACAGAATGAAAACGAGTGACCATTTCTTGTGCGAGCAAAACTTTAAAGTCACGTGGATTGCGTCCGGCGCTAGCTTCACCTTGAAACCCTTCAATCTCAGCTAAACTGCGAGCTGACAACAGCTCATAATAGCGCCACATCAAATCATCTGAAATGCTCATCAACTTACCAAACATATCAGCGGGTTTTTCCTGAATGCCAATATAATTGCCTTTGGATTTGGACATTTTCTCAATGCCATCTAACCCTTCTAGTAGAGGCATCGTTAGAATACACTGAGGGACTTGCCCATATTGTTTTTGCAATTCACGCCCAACCAACAAATTAAACTTTTGGTCCGTGCCGCCGAGCTCGAGGTCAGCTTTTAAAGCCACTGAATCGTATCCTTGCATTAATGGATATAAGAGTTCGTGAATCGAAATCGGCGTATTACCCTGAAAACGTTGTGTAAAATCATCGCGCTCAAGCATCCGCGCAAGCGTATAACGTGAGGCAAGCTTAATCATGCCATCCGCGCCAAGCGCCATTGACCATTCGCTGTTATAGCGAATTTCAGTCCTAGCTCGGTCTAATACCAGCGAGGCTTGCTCAAAGTAAGTTTTTGCGTTGGCTTCGATTTGCTCACGTGTAAGCGGCGGGCGAGTCACATTGCGCCCAGACGGGTCGCCAATGAGTGAAGTAAAATCACCAATTAGAAAGATGACGGTATGCCCCAAGTCCTGCAATTGGCGCATTTTATTGAGCACCACCGTATGCCCTAAATGGATATCTGGCGCAGTCGGATCAAGTCCGAGTTTAATGCGCAAAGGTATGCCAGTGGCGGCGCTACGCGCAAGCTTTTGGATAAACTCTTCTTCGATCAAGAGTTCATCACAACCGCGTTGCGTAATCGCCAGTGCGGCTTTTACCTCATCA belongs to Mycoavidus sp. B2-EB and includes:
- the tyrS gene encoding tyrosine--tRNA ligase — translated: MKTQHSPTQSVLSAPITDEVKAALAITQRGCDELLIEEEFIQKLARSAATGIPLRIKLGLDPTAPDIHLGHTVVLNKMRQLQDLGHTVIFLIGDFTSLIGDPSGRNVTRPPLTREQIEANAKTYFEQASLVLDRARTEIRYNSEWSMALGADGMIKLASRYTLARMLERDDFTQRFQGNTPISIHELLYPLMQGYDSVALKADLELGGTDQKFNLLVGRELQKQYGQVPQCILTMPLLEGLDGIEKMSKSKGNYIGIQEKPADMFGKLMSISDDLMWRYYELLSARSLAEIEGFQGEASAGRNPRDFKVLLAQEMVTRFHSVTAAERALEEFNHRARGGVPEDIPALTLNGAPLAIGALLKQAGLAPSTTEAMRNIEQGGVRIDGAAVSDKALKVEAGIYIVQVGKRRFARVTVLA